Proteins from a genomic interval of Arvicanthis niloticus isolate mArvNil1 chromosome 26, mArvNil1.pat.X, whole genome shotgun sequence:
- the Plekho2 gene encoding pleckstrin homology domain-containing family O member 2 yields the protein MEEESVKEGSEKPRGARTADKAGWIKKSSGGLLGLWKDRYLLLCQAQLLVYESEDEQKCVETVELGSYEKCQDLRALLKRKHRFILLRSPGNKVSDIKFQAPSGEEKESWIKALNEGINRGKNKAFDEVKVDKTCALEHVTRNRVRGGQRRRPPTRIHLKEVASAASDGLSRLDLDVPDSGPPVFAPLSDISEDQPQEPPRALMPPVKPSPVPETSGAEDSKETPAGDRAQTPDSSSSEANPERQEDAETPAKEDSDFKRLPNSTLSEKLKVSWENPSPEEPSAPESAQLSSSETPEAAPRESKKPPAPPPKILSEKMKACMDASGPSQSSEAPETTSPGPTQVSVNGMDGPESALQAMGTRGPASEDAAASPAPPCSDLPSQFHPRSSSLGDLLRESPQHPRLPKEKLYRAQLEVKVASKQTEKLLNQVLGSEPPVCAESLLTQAVEQLRQATQVLQEMRDLGELNQETPGLMQKRKELVTLYRRSAP from the exons AGTGTAAAGGAGGGGAGTGAGAAGCCTCGCGGAGCACGGACTGCAGACAAGGCTGGATGGATCAAGAAGAGCAGCGGGGGGCTTCTGGGTTTATGGAAAGACCGCTACTTGCTTCTCTGCCAAGCCCAGCTGCTTGTCTATGAGAGTGAG GATGAGCAGAAATGCGTGGAGACGGTGGAACTTGGGAGCTACGAGAAGTGCCAGGACCTTCGTGCTCTCCTCAAGCGGAAACACCGTTTTATCCTGCTGCGATCCCCAGGGAACAAG GTCAGTGACATCAAATTCCAGGCCCCCAGTGGGGAAGAAAAGGAATCCTGGATCAAGGCTCTCAATGAAGGGATCAACAGAGGCAAGAACAAGGCTTTTGATGAG GTAAAAGTAGATAAGACCTGTGCCCTAGAGCATGTGACGCGGAACCGGGTACGTGGGGGTCAGCGGCGACGGCCACCAACAAGAATCCATTTAAAGGAG GTAGCCAGTGCAGCTTCTGATGGGCTTTCACGGCTGGACCTCGATGTCCCAGACAGTGGACCACCAGTGTTTGCTCCTCTCAGTGATATCAGTGAAGACCAGCCCCAGGAGCCACCTCGGGCCCTCATGCCTCCTGTCAAGCCTTCCCCAGTACCAGAGACCTCTGGAGCTGAGGACAGCAAGGAGACTCCTGCAGGAGACAGAGCCCAAACCCCTGACTCATCAAGCTCTGAGGCCAATCCCGAGAGACAAGAGGACGCAGAGACCCCAGCCAAGGAGGACAGTGACTTTAAGAGGCTCCCCAACAGCACCTTGTCTGAGAAACTGAAGGTGAGCTGGGAGAACCCCAGCCCAGAGGAGCCTTCTGCTCCTGAGAGTGCACAGTTGTCCTCTTCAGAGACTCCAGAGGCTGCCCCCAGGGAGAGCAAAAAGCCCCCTGCACCTCCTCCCAAGATCCTGTCAGAGAAGATGAAGGCCTGTATGGATGCTTCTGGTCCATCCCAGAGTTCTGAGGCCCCTGAGACCACTTCCCCAGGCCCTACCCAGGTGTCTGTGAATGGCATGGATGGTCCCGAGTCTGCCTTGCAGGCCATGGGCACCCGTGGACCTGCCTCAGAGGATGCGGCAGCATCCCCTGCACCGCCCTGCTCAGACTTGCCATCCCAGTTTCATCCCCGATCCTCTTCCCTTGGGGACCTACTCAGAGAAAGCCCTCAGCATCCACGACTGCCTAAGGAAAAGTTGTATCGGGCCCAGCTGGAAGTCAAGGTGGCTTCgaaacagacagagaaactgtTGAACCAGGTGCTGGGCAGCGAACCACCTGTGTGTGCTGAGTCATTGCTCACCCAGGCTGTAGAGCAGCTGAGGCAGGCCACCCAGGTCCTGCAGGAAATGAGGGACTTGGGAGAGCTGAACCAAGAAACCCCTGGGCTGATGCAGAAACGGAAGGAGCTGGTGACTCTCTACAGGAGAAGTGCACCCTAG